One Glandiceps talaboti chromosome 2, keGlaTala1.1, whole genome shotgun sequence genomic region harbors:
- the LOC144446618 gene encoding alpha-N-acetylgalactosaminide alpha-2,6-sialyltransferase 2-like, with amino-acid sequence MASSAGRTVLWTVFSIAGLSIICTLIYLHKYDDSYRIGKLVNTHGSTDDPEVGTRRRESSSNNGMHKQEDAVPNEKSLISPNVTKRTSVEDEHMSKTDNKTLQPLATKAEVNKENAKPKETVKAEKESAKEAKDKPEQTVNKEKEKPKEKPYEGPISGEEDFRHEDIYKEYMQCPTTLRKRLQESKVFKDRYIPDIPVLMWDEHVTPEEYERLDNFWGCYGWEYLSYEGVKNTLQYLNTPGHRNMFDAGLHLNNTKNNGCIRCAVVGGGGILNGSRKGKEIDDHDYVFRVNVAPTGVYTEDVGSKTTHYAFTMTTLRNSLVAGGRFGFKSAPHDENIRYLVLPCEKADYILVENRGAGKPDSDFKDRDPKHRGLPRFGKTVTSHDLKMTHPDFQRYMEFYWIQSKRKYKRINRPSTGALMLIAAIHTCDEVDAYGFGVNFERYATHYYDKKYTKFIYYANHDFKQELKLWNDLDKEGIINLYTRDKKR; translated from the exons ATGGCAAG TTCTGCTGGTCGGACTGTTTTATGGACTGTGTTCTCGATAGCAGGACTGTCAATAATATGcactttgatatatttacataaatatgacGACAGTTACAG AATCGGCAAGCTTGTCAATACCCATGGCTCAACAGACGATCCTGAAGTTGGGACACGACGGAGGGAAAGCTCGTCTAATAATGGTATGCATAAGCAGGAGGACGCTGTGCCTAACGAAAAAAGTTTAATAAGCCCAAACGTTACTAAAAGGACTTCAGTAGAAGATGAACATATGAGTAAGACAGACAACAAGACATTACAACCTTTGGCAACAAAGGCAGAGGTTAATAAGGAAAATGCGAAGCCTAAAGAAACTGTGAAAGCAGAGAAGGAATCAGCGAAAGAGGCAAAAGACAAGCCCGAGCAAACTGTAAATAAAGAAAAGGAGAAACCTAAGGAAAAGCCCTATGAAGGTCCGATTTCTGGAGAGGAAGACTTCAGGCATGAAGATATTTATAAAGAATATATG CAATGTCCGACAACTCTACGGAAGAGATTACAGGAGAGTAAAGTTTTTAAAGATCGCTATATTCCTGATATTCCAGTTTTAATGTGGGATGAACATGTCACGCCAGAGGAGTACGAGAGGTTGGATAATTTCTGGGGATGTTATGGTTGGGAGTACCTTAGCTACGAAG GTGTCAAAAACACGTTACAGTATCTCAATACACCTGGTCACCGAAACATGTTTGACGCCGGACTACACCTGAATAATACCAAAAACAATGGTTGTATTCGTTGTGCAGTCGTTGGAGGAGGTGGTATTCTAAATGGATCTAGAAAGGGGAAAGAAATAGACGATCATGACTATGTCTTCAG AGTGAATGTTGCCCCAACCGGTGTTTATACTGAAGATGTGGGCTCTAAAACAACGCACTACGCATTCACCATGACAACGCTCAGAAATTCCCTCGTAGCAGGTGGAAGATTTGGATTCAAGAGTGCGCCACATGATGAG AATATCCGTTACTTGGTATTGCCCTGTGAAAAGGCAGACTATATACTTGTAGAGAACAGAGGAGCAGGGAAGCCTGACTCAGATTTTAAAGATCGGGACCCAAAACATAG AGGCTTACCAAGATTTGGGAAAACAGTAACCTCCCATGATTTGAAAATGACGCATCCAGATTTTCAACGCTATATGGAATTTTA TTGGATACAGTCGAAGCGAAAATACAAACGTATCAATCGACCCAGTACAGGAGCATTAATGTTGATTGCTGCCATTCACACCTGTGATGAGGTAGACGCCTATGGTTTTGGTGTCAATTTCGAAAGATATGCTACTCATTATTACGACAAAAAATACACTAAATTtatatattatgcaaatcacGATTTCAAACAGGAACTGAAACTGTGGAATGACTTAGACAAAGAAGGTATTATTAATCTATATACGAGAGACAAAAAACGGTAA
- the LOC144453652 gene encoding distal membrane-arm assembly complex protein 2-like — protein sequence MAASIRKLSTVQRLHVVRALGGGCIQSRPRQAIMVMAPMRNVGVVTYYREKWKNMRLKFKNERLESRVEYWGSELAAAHWLLYHNNAAIQFTNGKWYMKNKKGKYYLPRDKVKGEFIMSIDVKSSAITYEGMDNIICLEHLKYLGLKECPHIDDFCLAKLHHFKDSLTHLNISSCPQITERGLATLHRLRKLERLNIKALPKVESPELVAMMLEDVLPNLQMKVVSTHIERHLNFMAEVKSRSHDVKKGEYNRSNSTRTENKMEDKEKTTVST from the exons atggctgcctccATAAGAAAGCTGTCG ACTGTACAACGGCTACATGTGGTCAGAGCCCTTGGAGGAGGATGTATACAAAGCAGACCTAGACAGGCTATCATGGTAATGGCACCAATGAGGAATGTTGGTGTTGTCACCTATTACAGGGAAAAGTGGAAAAACATGCGTCTAAAGTTTAAAAATGA GCGACTTGAAAGTCGGGTTGAATACTGGGGATCAGAATTGGCTGCTGCACACTGGTTACTGTACCATAATAATGCAGCTATTCagttcaccaatggaaagtggTATATGAAGAATAAGAAAGGAAAGTATTATCTACCTAGagacaaggtcaaaggtgaattTATTATGTCTATTGATGTCAAGAGTTCTGCAATCACCTATGAAGGCATGGACAACATTA TTTGTTTAGAGCATCTGAAGTACTTGGGTCTCAAGGAGTGTCCACACATTGATGATTTTTGTCTGGCAAAGCTTCACCACTTCAAAGACAGTTTAACTCATTTGAATATCAGCAGTTGCCCACAAATAACTGAAAGAGGACTAGCAACATTGCATCGTCTTCG GAAACTTGAAAGACTAAATATAAAAGCCCTACCAAAGGTGGAGAGTCCAGAACTTGTGGCAATGATGCTAGAAGATGTTCTACCcaatttacaaatgaaagttGTTTCCACACATATAGAAAGACATTTGAACTTTATGGCAGAGGTCAAATCAAGGTCACATGATGTGAAGAAGGGAGAATATAATAGAAGTAATTCAACtagaacagaaaataaaatggaaGACAAAGAAAAGACAACTGTCTCTACATGA
- the LOC144446629 gene encoding mediator of RNA polymerase II transcription subunit 29-like, with protein sequence MATSQQQPPQVGQQQPPIPAQQPQSAAQSQQQPIDDPASKVKVLVPHLRESLVNLMKITSHNFLNYASIDNATKSENQSQRLDKTLEEFYSICDRIELNLRLAKEYTIQGAESAHHTPIALSGNKADGSQGDTLTNYSQYISTVKTQINCAREIHDVLQECHKKFASNTLDK encoded by the exons ATGGCGACATCTCAACAACAGCCACCACAAGTAGGACAACAACAACCTCCAATACCCGCACAACAACCACAATCAGCAGCACAATCTCAACAGCAACCTATCGATGATCCAGCctcaaaggtcaaagttttaGTTCCACATCTACGAGAGTCTCTTGTG AATCTCATGAAAATAACGAGTCACAATTTTCTCAATTATGCAAGTATTGATAATGCAAC AAAAAGTGAAAATCAAAGCCAAAGATTGGACAAGACTTTAGAAGAATTTTATTCAATATGTGACAGAATTGAACTGAACTTG AGACTAGCCAAAGAATACACCATACAGGGAGCAGAGAGTGCTCATCACACACCTATTGCACTGTCTGGTAACAAAGCAGATGGCAGTCAAGGAGATACTCTAACCAATTATAGTCAATATATTAGTACTGTGAAAACACAAATCAACTGTGCCAGGGAAATCCATGATGTACTACAAGAATGCCATAAAAAATTTGCATCCAATACTCTTGACAAgtga